The following are encoded together in the Malaya genurostris strain Urasoe2022 chromosome 3, Malgen_1.1, whole genome shotgun sequence genome:
- the LOC131435738 gene encoding biogenesis of lysosome-related organelles complex 1 subunit 2: protein MEDDYGGATDSPKRGPTLSTSTSSFEPFDAHDPNLSRLATKMFQKTGEYISYELSSTVEDYKLIENMNKAMMGKVVEMKQMSESITAKNNELNQKYEELKPLLKKIEDIESTVDKLEAAAYQLDSYTVRLENKFKALKAKK, encoded by the exons ATGGAAGATGACTACGGAGGCGCCACAGATTCACCCAAACGCGGACCAACTCTATCGACTTCGACGTCAAGTTTTGAACCATTCGATGCTCATGATCCTAACTTGTCCAGACTAGCTACTAAAATGTTCCAGAAAACTGGCGAATACATTTCATATGAGCTAAGTTCTACTGTGGAAGATTACAAACTTATCGAAAACATGAATAAAGCAATGATGGGAAAAGTTGTTGAGATGAAACAGATGTCCGAGTCGATTACTGCGAAGAATAATGAATTGAACCAAAAATACGAAGAACTG aaaccactGCTGAAAAAAATAGAAGATATTGAATCCACTGTGGATAAACTAGAAGCTGCAGCTTATCAGCTCGATTCGTATACCGTGCGGTTAGAGAACAAATTTAAAGCACTAAAAGCTAAGAAGTAG